Proteins encoded in a region of the Prunus persica cultivar Lovell chromosome G4, Prunus_persica_NCBIv2, whole genome shotgun sequence genome:
- the LOC18779039 gene encoding uncharacterized protein LOC18779039 isoform X2, giving the protein MAENPKLDSAATEEVYGLEEKMGTQKISVSDHINGFHYTADKSDSFVIDMESFSHGTDKDITPNSRVSMQRNLSRKWSQRDVEKKINYNAISTDRDVLAGGASSPLGSSTPKSPLAMGTIDHSSNPQVHHQITVTAANIGTTTDGRCVVRRNSFRRSSSWAIDPKRVLFFFATMSSIGTILLIYFTLSIAKYNADENSLDWQQ; this is encoded by the exons ATGGCGGAAAATCCAAAGTTG GATTCGGCAGCCACTGAAGAGGTTTATggattagaagaaaaaatgggTACCCAGAAAATCTCAGTTTCCGATCATATAAACGGCTTTCATTACACAGCAGATAAGTCTGACAGCTTTGTCATTGATATGGAAAGCTTCTCCCATGGCACCGATAAAGATATTACTCCAAATTCTAGAGTCTCG ATGCAGAGAAATCTTTCTCGGAAATGGTCTCAGCGTGATgtggagaagaagataaattaCAACGCCATTTCAACTGATAGAGATGTTTTGGCTGGGGGAGCATCTTCACCGTTAG GATCTAGCACGCCTAAGTCCCCACTGGCTATGGGGACCATAGATCATTCGAGCAACCCGCAAGTCCATCATCAAATCACCGTCACAGCAGCCAACATCGGCACCACCACCGATGGCAGATGTGTTGTTCGGAGAAATAGTTTCCGGCGCTCTTCATCTTGGGCCATCGACCCCAAGAgggttcttttcttctttgccaCCAT GTCAAGCATTGGAACAATCTTGTTGATATACTTCACCCTTTCAATTGCCAAGTACAACGCAGATGAAAACAGTCTAGATTGGCAGCAGTGA
- the LOC18779039 gene encoding uncharacterized protein LOC18779039 isoform X1 has protein sequence MAENPKLDSAATEEVYGLEEKMGTQKISVSDHINGFHYTADKSDSFVIDMESFSHGTDKDITPNSRVSMQRNLSRKWSQRDVEKKINYNAISTDRDVLAGGASSPLAALVGSSTPKSPLAMGTIDHSSNPQVHHQITVTAANIGTTTDGRCVVRRNSFRRSSSWAIDPKRVLFFFATMSSIGTILLIYFTLSIAKYNADENSLDWQQ, from the exons ATGGCGGAAAATCCAAAGTTG GATTCGGCAGCCACTGAAGAGGTTTATggattagaagaaaaaatgggTACCCAGAAAATCTCAGTTTCCGATCATATAAACGGCTTTCATTACACAGCAGATAAGTCTGACAGCTTTGTCATTGATATGGAAAGCTTCTCCCATGGCACCGATAAAGATATTACTCCAAATTCTAGAGTCTCG ATGCAGAGAAATCTTTCTCGGAAATGGTCTCAGCGTGATgtggagaagaagataaattaCAACGCCATTTCAACTGATAGAGATGTTTTGGCTGGGGGAGCATCTTCACCGTTAG CTGCTCTTGTAGGATCTAGCACGCCTAAGTCCCCACTGGCTATGGGGACCATAGATCATTCGAGCAACCCGCAAGTCCATCATCAAATCACCGTCACAGCAGCCAACATCGGCACCACCACCGATGGCAGATGTGTTGTTCGGAGAAATAGTTTCCGGCGCTCTTCATCTTGGGCCATCGACCCCAAGAgggttcttttcttctttgccaCCAT GTCAAGCATTGGAACAATCTTGTTGATATACTTCACCCTTTCAATTGCCAAGTACAACGCAGATGAAAACAGTCTAGATTGGCAGCAGTGA